In Streptomyces qaidamensis, one DNA window encodes the following:
- a CDS encoding chaplin produces MKNLKKAAAVTMVTGGLLAAGAGMASATSAHADGQAVGSPGVGSGNVVQAPVHVPVNVSGNSVNVVGILNPAFGNLAVNH; encoded by the coding sequence GTGAAGAACCTGAAGAAGGCAGCGGCCGTGACGATGGTGACGGGTGGCCTGCTGGCAGCCGGCGCGGGCATGGCCTCCGCCACCAGCGCGCACGCCGACGGCCAGGCCGTGGGCTCCCCGGGCGTCGGCTCGGGCAACGTCGTCCAGGCCCCGGTGCACGTCCCGGTCAACGTGTCCGGCAACAGCGTGAACGTCGTGGGCATCCTGAACCCGGCCTTCGGCAACCTCGCCGTCAACCACTGA
- a CDS encoding response regulator, whose amino-acid sequence MADAIKVLLVDDHQVVRRGLRTFLEVQDDIEVVGEAADGSEGVDRAEELKPDVILMDVKMPGMDGVDALRRLRELANTARVLIVTSFTEQRTVVPALRAGAAGYVYKDVDPDALAGAIRSVHAGHILLQPEVAGALLAQEESNAGTGRAGSLTEREREVLGLIADGRSNREIARALVLSEKTVKTHVSNILMKLDLADRTQAALWAVRHGVTG is encoded by the coding sequence GTGGCTGACGCGATCAAGGTGCTGCTCGTCGACGACCATCAGGTCGTCCGCCGGGGCCTGCGCACCTTCCTCGAAGTGCAGGACGACATCGAGGTCGTCGGCGAGGCGGCGGACGGCTCCGAAGGAGTCGACCGCGCCGAGGAGCTGAAGCCCGACGTCATCCTCATGGACGTCAAGATGCCGGGCATGGACGGCGTCGACGCCCTGCGCAGACTCCGCGAGCTGGCCAACACCGCGCGCGTGCTGATCGTCACCAGCTTCACCGAGCAGCGCACGGTGGTTCCGGCCCTGCGCGCCGGCGCCGCCGGATACGTCTACAAGGACGTCGACCCCGACGCCCTGGCCGGGGCCATCCGCTCGGTGCACGCCGGGCACATCCTCCTCCAGCCGGAGGTCGCCGGCGCCCTGTTGGCGCAGGAGGAGAGCAACGCCGGGACGGGAAGGGCCGGTTCGCTCACCGAGCGGGAACGCGAGGTACTCGGGCTGATAGCGGACGGCCGTTCCAACCGGGAGATCGCCCGCGCGCTCGTCCTCTCCGAGAAGACCGTCAAGACCCACGTCTCGAACATCCTGATGAAACTCGACCTGGCCGACCGGACGCAGGCCGCGTTGTGGGCCGTTCGCCATGGCGTGACGGGCTGA
- a CDS encoding SPFH domain-containing protein produces the protein MEPVIIVLIILVVLVFIALIKTIQVIPQASAAIVERFGRYTRTLNAGLNIVVPFIDTIRNRIDLREQVVPFPPQPVITQDNLVVNIDTVIYYQVTDARAATYEVASYIQAIEQLTVTTLRNIIGGMDLERTLTSREEINAALRGVLDEATGKWGIRVNRVELKAIEPPTSIQDSMEKQMRADRDKRAAILQAEGVRQSEILRAEGEKQSQILRAEGEAKAAALRAEGEAQAVRTVFEAIHAGDPDQKLLSYQYLQMLPKIAEGDANKLWIVPSEIGDALKGLSGAMGNFGGLGGGSGGNSGAPQAGVPAQERREKPPID, from the coding sequence ATGGAACCGGTCATCATCGTCCTGATCATTCTGGTGGTGTTGGTCTTCATCGCCCTGATCAAGACGATCCAAGTCATCCCACAGGCCAGCGCGGCCATCGTCGAGCGCTTCGGGCGCTACACGCGGACACTCAACGCGGGCCTCAACATCGTCGTCCCGTTCATCGACACCATCCGCAACCGCATCGACCTGCGTGAACAGGTCGTCCCCTTCCCGCCGCAGCCAGTGATCACCCAGGACAACCTGGTCGTCAACATCGACACCGTCATCTACTACCAGGTGACCGACGCGCGGGCCGCCACCTACGAAGTCGCCAGCTACATCCAGGCGATCGAGCAGCTCACCGTCACCACCCTCCGCAACATCATCGGCGGCATGGACCTGGAGCGGACCCTCACCTCCCGCGAGGAGATCAACGCGGCCCTGCGCGGCGTCCTCGACGAGGCCACCGGCAAGTGGGGCATCCGCGTCAACCGCGTCGAGCTCAAGGCGATCGAACCGCCCACCTCCATCCAGGACTCGATGGAGAAGCAGATGCGCGCCGACCGCGACAAGCGCGCCGCCATCCTCCAGGCCGAAGGTGTCCGGCAGTCGGAGATCCTGCGCGCCGAAGGTGAGAAGCAGTCCCAGATCCTGCGCGCCGAAGGTGAGGCCAAAGCCGCCGCCCTGCGCGCCGAGGGCGAGGCCCAGGCCGTCCGCACGGTCTTCGAGGCCATCCACGCCGGCGACCCGGACCAGAAGCTCCTCTCCTACCAGTACCTCCAGATGCTCCCCAAGATCGCCGAAGGCGACGCCAACAAGCTCTGGATCGTCCCCAGCGAGATCGGCGACGCCCTCAAGGGTCTGTCCGGCGCCATGGGCAACTTCGGCGGCCTCGGCGGCGGTTCCGGCGGCAACTCAGGCGCGCCCCAAGCCGGCGTCCCCGCCCAGGAGCGCCGCGAGAAGCCGCCCATCGACTGA
- a CDS encoding sporulation protein, whose protein sequence is MAFKKLLASLGAGGASVETVLHEVNVVPGGVVQGEVRIQGGSVNQQIEGLSVGLQAKVEVESGDQEYKQDIEFTKSRLGGAFELQANAVHAVQFGLEIPWETPITMIDGQALRGMNIGVSTELEIARAADSGDLDPVNVHPLPAQKAILDAFVQLGFRFKNADMERGVIRGTRQKLPFYQEIEFYPPQQYRGLNQIELSFVADQHTMDVVLEMDKKPGLFSEGSDTFRSFQVGLNDYQGTDWTAYLNQWLSEVGSKRNWF, encoded by the coding sequence ATGGCGTTCAAGAAGCTGCTCGCGAGCCTGGGGGCCGGCGGGGCTTCGGTCGAGACGGTGCTGCACGAGGTCAACGTCGTCCCGGGCGGTGTCGTCCAGGGTGAGGTGCGAATCCAGGGCGGGTCCGTCAACCAGCAGATCGAGGGGCTCTCGGTCGGGCTGCAGGCCAAGGTCGAGGTGGAGAGCGGCGACCAGGAGTACAAGCAGGACATCGAGTTCACGAAGTCGCGGCTGGGCGGGGCGTTCGAGCTGCAGGCGAACGCCGTGCACGCGGTGCAGTTCGGTCTCGAGATCCCGTGGGAGACGCCGATCACGATGATCGACGGGCAGGCGCTCCGCGGGATGAACATCGGGGTGTCCACCGAGCTGGAGATCGCGCGTGCGGCGGACTCCGGTGACCTGGACCCGGTCAACGTGCACCCGCTGCCGGCGCAGAAGGCGATCCTCGACGCGTTCGTCCAGCTGGGCTTCCGGTTCAAGAACGCGGACATGGAGCGCGGTGTCATCCGGGGTACGCGGCAGAAGCTGCCGTTCTACCAGGAGATCGAGTTCTACCCGCCGCAGCAGTACCGGGGGCTGAACCAGATCGAGCTGAGCTTCGTGGCCGACCAGCACACGATGGACGTGGTGCTGGAGATGGACAAGAAGCCGGGGCTGTTCAGCGAGGGCAGCGACACCTTCCGGTCGTTCCAGGTGGGTCTGAACGACTACCAGGGGACCGACTGGACCGCCTATCTCAACCAGTGGCTGTCCGAGGTCGGCAGCAAGCGCAACTGGTTCTAG
- a CDS encoding ABC transporter ATP-binding protein: protein MSDVLELQDVSVVREGRALVDQVSWSVKEGERWVILGPNGAGKTTLLNLASTYLFPSSGTTAILGETLGRPGTDVFELRPRIGMAGIAMTEKLPKRQTVLETVLTAAYGMTATWHEDYEDIDEQRARAFLDRLGMSEYLDRRFGTLSEGERKRTLIARALMTDPELLLLDEPAAGLDLGGREDLVRRLGRLALDPIAPSMLMVTHHVEEIPPGFTHVLMIRQGKVLAAGPLELELTSRNLSLCFGLPLVVEQSGERWTAQGLPLS, encoded by the coding sequence ATGAGCGATGTTCTGGAGCTTCAGGACGTATCCGTGGTCCGTGAGGGCCGGGCTCTGGTGGACCAGGTCTCCTGGTCGGTCAAGGAGGGCGAGCGCTGGGTCATCCTCGGCCCGAACGGCGCCGGCAAGACCACCCTCCTCAACCTCGCTTCCACCTACCTCTTCCCCAGCTCGGGCACCACCGCCATCCTCGGCGAGACCCTCGGCCGGCCCGGCACCGACGTCTTCGAGCTGCGCCCCCGCATCGGAATGGCCGGCATCGCCATGACCGAGAAGCTCCCCAAGCGCCAGACGGTCCTGGAGACGGTCCTGACCGCCGCGTACGGCATGACCGCCACCTGGCACGAGGACTACGAGGACATCGACGAGCAGCGCGCCCGCGCCTTCCTCGACCGCCTCGGCATGAGCGAGTACCTGGACCGCAGGTTCGGCACGCTCTCCGAAGGCGAGCGCAAGCGCACCCTGATCGCCCGCGCCCTGATGACCGACCCCGAGCTCCTCCTCCTCGACGAGCCCGCCGCCGGCCTCGACCTCGGCGGCCGCGAGGACCTCGTCCGCCGCCTCGGCCGCCTCGCCCTCGACCCGATCGCCCCCTCGATGCTCATGGTCACCCACCACGTCGAGGAGATCCCCCCGGGCTTCACCCACGTCCTCATGATCCGCCAGGGCAAGGTCCTCGCCGCCGGCCCGCTGGAGCTGGAGCTGACCTCCCGCAACCTCTCCCTCTGCTTCGGCCTCCCGCTCGTCGTCGAACAGTCGGGCGAGCGCTGGACCGCGCAGGGCCTCCCGCTCTCCTGA
- a CDS encoding HNH endonuclease: MRDTLVLNASFEPLSTVTLNRAVVLVLQDKAVVEQAHPELRMRGAAVDIPAPRVIRLCQYVRVPFRRRAPWSRRGVLIRDRNRCAYCGRRATTVDHVVPRSQGGQDTWLNTVASCAQDNHRKANRTPEEAGMPLLRQPFEPTPADAMLLALGQDDFDALPEWLAQPAA, translated from the coding sequence ATGCGGGACACGCTGGTACTGAACGCGAGCTTCGAGCCGCTGTCGACGGTGACGTTGAACCGAGCCGTCGTTCTGGTGCTTCAGGACAAGGCCGTCGTCGAGCAGGCCCACCCCGAACTGCGGATGCGGGGAGCCGCGGTCGACATACCGGCGCCCCGCGTGATCAGGCTCTGCCAGTACGTACGGGTGCCGTTCCGAAGACGAGCGCCGTGGTCGAGGCGGGGTGTGCTGATCAGGGACCGGAACCGGTGCGCGTACTGCGGGAGGCGGGCGACGACCGTGGACCACGTGGTGCCACGGTCGCAGGGGGGTCAGGACACGTGGCTGAACACGGTGGCCTCGTGCGCGCAGGACAATCACCGTAAGGCGAACCGGACTCCGGAGGAGGCGGGGATGCCGCTGCTGCGGCAGCCGTTCGAGCCGACTCCGGCGGACGCGATGCTGCTGGCGCTGGGGCAGGACGACTTCGACGCGCTGCCGGAGTGGCTGGCACAGCCCGCGGCCTAG
- a CDS encoding NfeD family protein, translating to MEIDAWLWWLIGAAALGIALVVTAMPELGMLAVGAIAAAVVTGVFGGGAVAQVVVFAVISAAGIAVVRPIANRHRAQRPQFASGVEALKGRRAVVLERVDASGGRIKLAGEVWSARALDTDRVYESGEEVDVVDIEGATAIVM from the coding sequence GTGGAAATCGACGCATGGCTGTGGTGGCTGATCGGCGCGGCAGCGCTCGGCATCGCGCTCGTGGTCACCGCGATGCCCGAACTCGGCATGCTGGCGGTGGGCGCCATCGCCGCGGCGGTGGTCACCGGCGTCTTCGGCGGCGGAGCCGTCGCCCAGGTCGTGGTCTTCGCCGTCATCTCGGCCGCGGGCATCGCCGTCGTCCGGCCCATCGCGAACCGGCACCGTGCTCAACGACCCCAATTCGCCTCCGGCGTGGAGGCGTTGAAGGGCAGACGAGCCGTCGTCCTGGAACGCGTCGACGCCTCCGGAGGCCGGATCAAGCTGGCCGGAGAGGTCTGGTCGGCCCGCGCCCTCGACACCGACCGCGTTTACGAATCAGGCGAGGAAGTGGATGTCGTGGACATCGAGGGAGCCACGGCGATCGTCATGTGA
- a CDS encoding DNA-3-methyladenine glycosylase, with amino-acid sequence MIATPDRTPLSREFFDRPVLDVAPDLLGRILVRSTPDGPIALRITEVEAYDGADDPGSHAYRGRTARNDVMFGPPGHVYVYFTYGMWFCMNLVCGPEGKASAVLLRAGEIIEGAELARTRRLSARNDKELAKGPARLATALNVDRSLDGTDACTSQDTPLRMLTGTSVPSDQVLNGPRTGVGGDGAVHPWRFWVANDPTVSPYRAHAPRRRRS; translated from the coding sequence ATGATCGCGACCCCCGACCGTACGCCCCTGTCCAGGGAGTTCTTCGACCGGCCCGTCCTCGATGTCGCCCCCGACCTCCTGGGCCGCATCCTGGTACGCAGCACCCCGGACGGTCCGATCGCCCTCCGCATCACCGAGGTCGAGGCCTACGACGGTGCCGACGACCCCGGCTCCCACGCCTATCGCGGCCGTACGGCCCGCAACGACGTGATGTTCGGTCCGCCCGGTCACGTGTACGTCTACTTCACCTACGGCATGTGGTTCTGCATGAACCTGGTCTGCGGCCCCGAGGGAAAGGCGAGCGCGGTCCTGCTCCGGGCCGGCGAGATCATCGAGGGCGCCGAACTGGCCCGGACCCGTCGACTCTCGGCCCGCAACGACAAGGAACTGGCCAAAGGCCCGGCCCGCCTGGCCACGGCCCTCAACGTGGACCGCTCCCTCGACGGCACGGACGCGTGCACCTCTCAGGACACCCCGCTCCGCATGCTGACGGGCACTTCCGTGCCCTCCGACCAGGTACTCAACGGCCCCCGCACCGGCGTGGGCGGCGACGGAGCCGTGCACCCCTGGCGCTTCTGGGTCGCCAACGACCCGACGGTGAGCCCCTATCGAGCCCATGCCCCGAGGCGCCGCCGAAGTTGA
- a CDS encoding YbhB/YbcL family Raf kinase inhibitor-like protein gives MTELKRRPLPHDFHPPVASFTVTSADIEEGATLKDAQVQAAGNTSPQLRWEGFPPETKSFAVTCYDPDAPTGSGFWHWVLFDIPASVTELPAGAGSGKFEGLPEGAIHARNDYGGKEFGGAAPPPGDGPHRYVFTVYAVDEANLGPDADASPAVVGFNLRFHTIGRAQLIGEYEVPAEG, from the coding sequence GTGACCGAGCTCAAGCGGCGGCCGCTCCCCCACGACTTCCATCCGCCCGTTGCGTCGTTCACGGTGACGAGCGCGGACATCGAGGAAGGTGCGACGCTCAAGGACGCTCAGGTCCAGGCGGCGGGCAACACCTCGCCGCAGCTGCGGTGGGAGGGCTTCCCGCCCGAGACCAAGAGCTTTGCCGTGACCTGCTACGACCCCGACGCTCCGACGGGCAGCGGGTTCTGGCACTGGGTGCTGTTCGACATCCCGGCGTCGGTGACCGAGCTGCCGGCCGGTGCGGGCAGCGGCAAGTTCGAGGGTCTGCCGGAGGGCGCGATCCACGCTCGTAACGACTACGGCGGCAAGGAGTTCGGCGGGGCCGCGCCGCCGCCCGGGGACGGGCCGCACCGGTATGTGTTCACGGTGTACGCCGTGGATGAGGCGAATCTCGGTCCGGACGCGGACGCGTCGCCTGCCGTCGTCGGCTTCAACCTCAGGTTCCACACGATCGGGCGGGCCCAGCTGATCGGTGAGTACGAGGTGCCCGCCGAGGGCTGA
- a CDS encoding GAF domain-containing sensor histidine kinase has translation MSHGPRSGLAAVSSALLAMSRHLEVRDVLKTIVASARELLDAQYAALGVPDDHGGFAQFVVDGVSEEQWKAIGPLPRQHGILAAMLREARAERLADVRKDPRFEGWPKAHPDLVDFLGLPIRDGDEVIGALFLANKNCERPEGGCGFTEDDEELLGILAQHAAIALTNARLYERSRELTIAEERSRLAHELHDAVSQKLFSLRLTAQAAARLVDRDPSRAKGELQQVAALAAEAADELRAAVVELRPAALDEDGLVATLRTQIQVLDRAHSARVTFAGHGVKALPASQEEALLRVAQEALHNALRHSGADHVDVTLDRRGGGAVLRITDDGSGFDPQAVRRAGRHLGLVSMRDRASGAGGSLTVESVPGKGTVIEMEVPGG, from the coding sequence ATGAGTCACGGCCCCCGGTCCGGCCTCGCCGCGGTGAGTTCCGCGTTGCTGGCCATGAGCAGGCATCTCGAGGTGCGCGACGTCCTCAAGACGATCGTCGCCTCGGCCCGCGAGCTGCTCGACGCGCAGTACGCCGCGCTCGGCGTCCCGGACGACCACGGAGGCTTCGCCCAGTTCGTCGTCGACGGCGTCAGCGAGGAGCAGTGGAAGGCCATCGGCCCCCTCCCGCGCCAGCACGGCATCCTCGCCGCGATGCTGCGCGAGGCCAGGGCCGAACGCCTCGCGGACGTCCGCAAGGACCCCCGCTTCGAGGGCTGGCCGAAGGCCCACCCGGACCTGGTCGACTTCCTGGGCCTGCCGATCCGCGACGGCGACGAGGTCATCGGAGCGCTGTTCCTGGCCAACAAGAACTGTGAGCGGCCCGAAGGCGGCTGCGGCTTCACCGAGGACGACGAAGAGCTGCTCGGCATCCTCGCCCAGCATGCCGCGATCGCCCTCACCAACGCCCGCCTCTACGAGCGCAGCCGTGAACTGACCATCGCCGAGGAGCGCTCCCGCCTCGCCCACGAACTGCACGACGCGGTCAGCCAGAAGCTGTTCTCCCTGCGCCTGACCGCCCAGGCCGCGGCCCGCCTGGTGGACCGCGACCCCTCCCGCGCCAAGGGCGAACTCCAGCAGGTCGCGGCCCTGGCCGCCGAGGCCGCCGACGAACTGCGCGCCGCGGTCGTCGAGTTGCGGCCGGCCGCCCTTGACGAGGACGGCCTCGTGGCGACCCTCCGGACACAGATACAGGTTCTCGACCGGGCCCACAGCGCCCGCGTCACCTTCGCCGGCCACGGCGTGAAGGCTCTGCCCGCATCCCAGGAGGAGGCCCTCCTGCGCGTCGCACAGGAAGCCCTGCACAACGCCCTGCGCCACTCCGGCGCCGACCACGTCGACGTGACCCTGGACCGCCGCGGCGGCGGAGCCGTCCTGCGGATCACGGACGACGGCAGCGGCTTCGACCCGCAGGCGGTGCGCCGCGCGGGACGCCACCTCGGCCTGGTCTCCATGCGGGACCGGGCGAGCGGCGCCGGCGGCTCGCTGACCGTGGAATCGGTGCCCGGCAAGGGCACCGTCATCGAGATGGAGGTCCCCGGTGGCTGA